ACGGCTGCGCTCGTCATCCTCATCTGGGCGCTCGCGGGCCCCGCGCTCGCCGACATCTTTCAGAACGCGATCGACAAGGTCTCCGGGATCTGAGGTGCGGATGCCGCAGCTGGCCGACGACCGCGGCTCGGCGCCCGTCGAGTTCGTGCTCGTTGGGGTGCTGCTGACCTTCCTCGCGCTCGCCGTCGTGCAGCTGACGCTCGCCCTCCACATCCGCAACACCGCGCTCGACGCCGCGGCCGAGGGCGCCCGCTACGGCTCGCTCGCCGACAACGAGCCGGCGGATGCCGTGCCGCGCACCGTCGAGCTCATCACGACCGCGATCGGCCCCGACTACGCGAGCGATGTCAGCGTGCGCGAGGGGGAGTGGATGGGGGTGCCCTCGGTGATCGTGTCGGTGCGCACGACGCTTCCGCTGCTCGGGCTGCTCGGCCCCGATCGCGCACTGGAGGTGGAGGGGCATGCGGCGCGCGAGACGCTGGAGTGAGGTGCGCGAGCTGCGCGACGACTCGGGTTCGGCGTCGCTCGAGTTCATCACGGCGGGCGTGATGCTGCTCGTGCCGCTCGTCTACCTCGTGCTCGTCGTGTCGGCGGTGCAGGCCGGGTCGCTCGGCGTCGAAGGCGCCGCGCGCCAGGCGAGCCGCGTGTTCGTGCAGGCGCCCACCGAGGCGGATGCGCGCGCGGCCGCCGAGCGTGCCATCCGCGTGACCCTCGCCGACTACGGCGTCGACGCGGCGCAGGCGCAGGTCGCGGTGACGTGCCGCCCCGATCCGTCGGACTGCCTCGCACGGCAGGGCTTCGTCACCGTCGAGATCGCGGCCGTCGTGCCGTTGCCGTTCGCCCCGCCCGTGCTCGGACTCGACGTCGCCCTCGCCGTGCCGGTGCACGCCGTCGCGACCGAGCAGGTCTCGCGCTTCCGGGCGGGACCGTGAAGCGGATGCGGGCGGCGCTCGCCGCCGACGACGGGTCGACACTGCCGCTCGTGGCGTTCTTCACCTTTCTCGGACTGCTCATCGTGCTGCTCGTGACGGCCGCCACGTCGCTGTACCTCGAGAAGAAGCGTCTCTTCACGATCGCCGACGGCGCGGCACTCGTCGGGGCCGAGTCGTTCGAACTCGAGTCGGTGCAGGTGGGACCGGGCGGGCCGCGACCCCTCCTCGACGACGCGGGGGTCGCATCCGCTGTCCACGACTACCTCGCCGGCAACCCGGCACCCGATCTCCACGGGCTCGGCGTCGAGCGGGCGTTCACCGCCGACGGGCTCAGCGCGACGGTCACGATGTCGTCGTACTGGCGGCCGCCCGTCGTGACGGTCTTCGTGCCCGAGGGCATCCGCGTCGAGGCGACGGCCACCGCCCGCTCCGTCTTCGGCTGACGTCACCCGCCCGCGCGCCAGTCTTCGGCCGAGCGCGCCCGTCTTCGGTCGAGCGCGCCCGTCTTCGGTCGAAAGGGCGCCAGTCTTCGGCCGAGCGCGCCAGACATCCCTGGCGCGGCGAGCCAAGGGCTGCAGCGTTTGGCGAAACCGGCCTACGGTGACTGCGTGGACGTGAGCGCGTGGATCGAGCACCGGCGAGCCGACGGGGAGCTGGTCGGGTGGATGCGGCCCGAGGGGGACGGGTTCGTGCCGGTCGACCTGCTCGGGCGGGATCGCGCGGGCGTGCTCGACTGGCTCGCGGCGGAGGAGCTGCTCGACGGGCTCGGGATCGGGTACCTCG
The Protaetiibacter sp. SSC-01 genome window above contains:
- a CDS encoding TadE/TadG family type IV pilus assembly protein; translated protein: MPQLADDRGSAPVEFVLVGVLLTFLALAVVQLTLALHIRNTALDAAAEGARYGSLADNEPADAVPRTVELITTAIGPDYASDVSVREGEWMGVPSVIVSVRTTLPLLGLLGPDRALEVEGHAARETLE
- a CDS encoding pilus assembly protein TadG-related protein, with the protein product MRAALAADDGSTLPLVAFFTFLGLLIVLLVTAATSLYLEKKRLFTIADGAALVGAESFELESVQVGPGGPRPLLDDAGVASAVHDYLAGNPAPDLHGLGVERAFTADGLSATVTMSSYWRPPVVTVFVPEGIRVEATATARSVFG